The proteins below come from a single Conger conger chromosome 10, fConCon1.1, whole genome shotgun sequence genomic window:
- the c10h1orf127 gene encoding uncharacterized protein C1orf127 homolog: protein MKCPMVIAPPSGEYIYCDPQLHRAPVVLSLRGKLMVVLEEARLVDLSAEMNGPHVTVQGRRNVMTLETVQGKSEQFLPVKLVSGNCAYSMDASCPREEGVRPTLTSPGDLRSSKILGCHGRWTIHSP from the exons ATGAAATGCCCAATGGTGATTGCGCCACCTAGTGGTGAATATATTTACTGTGACCCCCAACTTCATAGAG cTCCAGTGGTCCTGTCTCTGAGAGGCAAATTGATGGTAGTCCTGGAGGAAGCCCGTCTGGTCGATCTCAGTGCTGAAATGAATGGCCCTCACGTCACAGTACAAGGCAGGAGAAATGTTATGACCCTAGAGACG GTGCAGGGAAAATCAGAGCAATTCTTGCCCGTCAAGCTGGTCAGTGGAAACTGCGCATACAGCATGGACGCCAGCTGCCCCAGAG AGGAAGGGGTGCGGCCCACCCTGACCAGTCCCGGTGACCTCAGATCCTCCAAAATCCTTGGCTGTCACGGGAGGTGGACGATACATTCCCCATGA